One genomic region from Sphingobacterium sp. UGAL515B_05 encodes:
- a CDS encoding RagB/SusD family nutrient uptake outer membrane protein, which produces MKILKTLLILGSLAFITSCKKDSYLDRLPLSSITEPTFFKNENDLMLYANQFYTSLPTQNFIQDNQSDDKVPSSINAFLAGQYVVPNTDASYNWTNIRNVNYFLQRYNNAEASAAIKNQYAGEIRFFRALFYWGLSKRYGDVAWYNKDLTEKSEELYAPRTPRNIVMDSVLADLNFAVENIPADNVSAGRLHKYAAAALKARICLWEGTRRKYFGVEGSEKYLREALNAAELIMGSNKYSLYSTGNPTTDYYNLFIQQELNGNTESILGRRYLQSILMNGISRTLGETGTGYSKDFVQNYLCSDGLPTALSTKYKGDNTPEDEFADRDPRAKQTIATKGFVLLQNSDGSKDIIDLPRIGTNTANTGYQLIKGRSSDPAMWQANQSTLDFFIFRYAEILLIYAEAKAELGDIKQTDIDKSINLLRRRVGMPDMIIASLKRDPNSVFPEVPVLIDEIRRERRVELADEGFRFDDLLRWKAGKRIERPETILGMKLTPALRAKYPAAQVNGITVNSDFYIRIYTALEKRSWNDKMYLFPIPLEEISLNPALGQNTGWQQQ; this is translated from the coding sequence ATGAAAATTTTAAAAACACTACTCATACTTGGTTCATTGGCGTTTATTACTTCTTGTAAAAAAGACAGCTATCTGGATAGGTTACCTTTGTCCTCGATCACCGAACCAACCTTCTTCAAGAATGAAAATGACCTGATGCTCTATGCGAATCAGTTTTATACTTCGCTGCCTACCCAAAATTTTATCCAGGACAATCAGTCAGATGATAAAGTCCCAAGTAGTATAAACGCTTTTTTAGCTGGTCAATATGTTGTTCCCAATACGGATGCCAGTTACAACTGGACAAATATCCGTAATGTAAATTATTTCTTACAGCGCTACAACAATGCCGAAGCTAGTGCAGCAATTAAAAATCAATATGCTGGTGAAATTCGGTTTTTTCGCGCTCTTTTTTATTGGGGGCTCTCCAAACGTTATGGAGACGTTGCCTGGTACAATAAGGATCTTACGGAAAAAAGTGAAGAGCTTTATGCGCCGAGAACTCCTCGTAATATCGTCATGGATTCGGTATTGGCCGACCTGAATTTTGCTGTCGAAAATATTCCTGCTGATAACGTTTCTGCCGGACGCTTGCATAAATATGCAGCCGCAGCACTAAAAGCCCGTATATGTCTATGGGAGGGAACCCGAAGAAAATATTTTGGTGTCGAAGGGAGCGAAAAATATCTTCGCGAAGCGCTCAATGCTGCCGAACTTATCATGGGATCAAATAAATACTCCTTATACTCTACCGGAAATCCAACAACGGATTACTACAATCTCTTTATCCAACAGGAACTCAATGGCAACACCGAGTCTATTCTTGGAAGACGTTACCTTCAAAGCATCCTTATGAATGGTATCAGTAGGACTTTGGGTGAGACAGGGACAGGCTACAGCAAAGATTTCGTGCAAAATTATCTTTGTTCAGATGGACTACCTACCGCGCTTAGCACAAAATATAAAGGAGACAATACACCTGAGGATGAATTTGCGGATCGTGACCCAAGGGCCAAACAGACAATTGCAACCAAAGGCTTTGTATTACTACAAAACAGCGACGGATCGAAAGACATTATTGATCTACCCAGAATTGGAACAAACACTGCCAATACAGGGTATCAGTTGATTAAAGGACGAAGCTCAGACCCTGCTATGTGGCAAGCCAATCAATCGACTCTGGACTTTTTTATCTTCCGATACGCTGAAATACTATTGATCTATGCCGAAGCCAAGGCCGAACTGGGTGATATCAAACAAACTGATATCGACAAAAGTATCAATCTGCTGCGAAGACGTGTAGGTATGCCAGATATGATTATTGCATCGCTAAAAAGAGATCCCAATTCGGTCTTTCCAGAGGTTCCGGTTTTGATAGACGAAATTAGAAGGGAACGCAGAGTCGAGCTCGCTGATGAAGGTTTCAGGTTTGACGATCTGTTACGCTGGAAAGCAGGAAAAAGAATCGAACGTCCTGAAACAATATTAGGAATGAAACTTACTCCTGCATTAAGAGCTAAATATCCAGCTGCACAAGTCAATGGTATAACGGTCAATAGCGATTTTTATATTCGAATCTACACTGCACTAGAAAAAAGATCATGGAATGACAAAATGTATTTATTTCCAATCCCGTTAGAGGAAATCAGTTTAAACCCTGCTTTGGGACAGAATACAGGATGGCAACAACAATGA
- a CDS encoding alpha-L-fucosidase — protein sequence MKNYILMIHFLLLGLLCNAQQKEVIPSPAHVAWAEAEIGVIFHFDVVNYVPDYKWQEWGSHPPASVFNPSKLDTDQWIKAAKAAGAKYAVLVAKHCSGFSLWPTKAHDYNISKSPWKAGKGDIVKDFIQSCQKYGIRPGIYASASANGYLHVNNPGKVQPGGPLTQQQYNEVVKTQLSELWSNYGKLFEIWFDGGVLPIKDGGPDIATLLKKLQPDAVVFQGPSDAKNLIRWIGNEEGRAPYPNWSRSDFTTSATGTIVIDGLNGNPNGAIWCPGEADFPMRTGWQGGWFWKENGQKLLSVDQLVDSYYTSVGRNSNMLLGIVVDTSGLVPKEDVNRLAEFGRTLTNVISHPIAIVKNKAAKDFTLDLKMPKTVNQVIFGEVIQRGERIRKYTVAAWIDNNWVNIASGESVGNKRIHKFDKIKTSKIRFHVVESTATPHIKSFAVYDI from the coding sequence ATGAAGAACTATATTTTAATGATCCACTTCCTTTTGTTGGGCTTACTGTGTAACGCCCAACAAAAGGAAGTGATCCCTTCTCCGGCCCATGTAGCATGGGCTGAAGCAGAGATCGGGGTGATTTTTCACTTCGATGTTGTGAACTATGTGCCCGACTATAAATGGCAAGAATGGGGCTCGCACCCTCCTGCCTCAGTCTTTAACCCTAGCAAATTGGACACTGATCAATGGATCAAGGCTGCCAAAGCTGCAGGTGCAAAATATGCTGTGCTCGTTGCAAAGCATTGTTCGGGATTCAGCTTATGGCCTACCAAAGCACATGACTATAATATCAGCAAATCACCTTGGAAAGCAGGAAAAGGCGATATCGTAAAGGATTTTATCCAATCCTGTCAAAAATATGGCATCAGACCTGGCATCTATGCCAGCGCTTCCGCCAATGGATATTTGCACGTAAACAATCCCGGTAAAGTTCAACCCGGGGGCCCACTTACGCAACAGCAATACAATGAAGTGGTGAAAACGCAGCTTTCCGAATTATGGTCAAATTATGGTAAGCTGTTTGAAATCTGGTTTGATGGCGGAGTACTGCCCATAAAAGATGGCGGACCGGATATTGCTACATTACTAAAAAAACTACAGCCTGATGCTGTCGTTTTTCAAGGTCCAAGTGATGCCAAAAATTTAATCCGATGGATAGGCAATGAAGAAGGGAGAGCACCATATCCCAATTGGAGCCGTTCGGATTTCACTACATCAGCAACGGGGACTATTGTTATCGATGGTTTGAACGGCAATCCAAATGGGGCAATATGGTGTCCGGGGGAAGCCGATTTCCCAATGCGTACCGGTTGGCAAGGTGGCTGGTTCTGGAAGGAAAATGGACAGAAGCTCCTTTCGGTGGATCAACTGGTGGATTCCTACTATACCAGTGTAGGCAGAAATTCCAACATGTTATTGGGCATTGTAGTCGATACGAGCGGCTTGGTTCCAAAAGAGGATGTTAATCGACTAGCAGAGTTTGGGAGAACATTGACTAATGTCATATCCCATCCCATAGCAATCGTTAAGAACAAAGCAGCAAAAGACTTTACCCTAGACCTGAAAATGCCTAAAACTGTAAATCAGGTCATCTTTGGTGAGGTAATACAGCGTGGCGAGCGTATTCGAAAATACACCGTAGCCGCCTGGATCGATAATAATTGGGTAAATATTGCTTCTGGCGAATCAGTTGGCAACAAAAGGATACATAAGTTTGACAAAATCAAAACATCTAAAATTCGTTTTCATGTCGTTGAATCGACAGCAACGCCACACATCAAAAGCTTTGCAGTTTATGACATTTGA
- a CDS encoding porin family protein — protein sequence MNNKAILSCIVLFAMMFSKKLFAQEQPFIQLGIKGGSSLNKLNTELADLDDKYAIGLHIGGMARVNLGRAYIQGEALFNKRKAALKPQGQTESKLKWNAIDIPVVAGYKIYQNQDINFRVLAGAIYSYTLNDNLPPLKAIQQGMKHFDKSNLQVTGGLGVDIQRFTLDIRYERGFSDLNKSFKSKPQAFSIGLGYFIF from the coding sequence ATGAATAACAAAGCAATTTTATCATGCATCGTATTATTTGCCATGATGTTTAGCAAAAAACTGTTTGCTCAGGAGCAACCTTTCATTCAATTGGGTATTAAAGGGGGAAGTAGTCTCAACAAACTCAACACCGAATTAGCAGACTTAGATGACAAATATGCCATAGGATTACACATAGGGGGTATGGCAAGGGTTAATCTTGGAAGAGCCTATATCCAGGGTGAAGCTCTTTTCAATAAACGAAAAGCAGCACTTAAACCGCAAGGGCAAACCGAAAGCAAACTCAAATGGAATGCGATTGATATCCCCGTCGTTGCAGGCTACAAAATCTACCAAAATCAGGACATCAATTTCCGGGTATTAGCTGGTGCAATTTACAGCTATACGCTAAACGACAACTTGCCGCCTCTCAAAGCAATACAACAGGGAATGAAACATTTTGATAAATCAAACTTACAAGTTACCGGCGGTCTGGGAGTCGATATTCAACGATTTACACTTGATATTCGTTATGAACGCGGTTTTTCTGACCTTAATAAATCTTTTAAATCCAAACCACAGGCATTTTCTATTGGATTGGGTTACTTTATCTTCTAA
- a CDS encoding sensor histidine kinase: MASSIIVSQWLSDRVLPRAIKAQQMKPFVLKAVLFVVILAILIGSIDFYFILTKEGIANHERTELILTHFYQAIPSSLLINGTACGIRFYQEHADIQRIHGQLQQNFLESQVKFLQDQVNPHFMFNVLNHIHILMKKNVEMADYLLLKFSDILRYQLYECNQPLVLLTRELQYLQDFIAIEKMRWGNELDVSCSWNQSSKDLYIAPLMLICFVENAFKHVNRLPNQKGSIALSCVEENGKLQFNISNSYQDYPQLASTGHSGIGLENVKKRLELQYENNYSLTLHKLDNSFTIQLTIDLNS, translated from the coding sequence ATGGCTTCTTCGATTATTGTATCGCAGTGGCTGAGTGACCGGGTTCTACCACGAGCGATCAAGGCTCAACAAATGAAACCTTTTGTACTAAAAGCAGTGCTTTTTGTAGTTATTTTAGCTATTTTAATTGGAAGTATAGATTTCTATTTCATTCTCACCAAAGAAGGAATAGCTAACCATGAACGGACAGAGCTAATACTCACTCATTTCTATCAAGCAATTCCATCTTCCCTTCTGATCAATGGTACGGCCTGCGGAATTAGATTTTATCAGGAACATGCCGATATTCAACGTATCCATGGTCAATTGCAGCAGAATTTTCTTGAAAGTCAGGTGAAATTTTTGCAGGATCAGGTCAATCCTCATTTTATGTTTAATGTCTTGAACCATATTCATATTCTCATGAAAAAGAATGTGGAAATGGCCGATTATTTGCTTCTGAAATTTTCGGACATTCTGAGGTATCAGCTCTATGAGTGCAACCAACCGCTCGTACTTTTAACACGCGAACTGCAATATTTACAGGATTTTATAGCCATAGAAAAAATGCGGTGGGGTAACGAACTGGATGTAAGCTGTTCATGGAATCAATCTTCAAAGGATTTATATATTGCACCATTGATGCTCATCTGTTTTGTCGAAAACGCATTTAAACACGTAAACCGGCTTCCAAATCAAAAAGGAAGCATAGCGCTTTCCTGTGTTGAGGAAAATGGAAAACTTCAATTTAACATCAGTAACAGTTATCAGGACTATCCGCAATTAGCTTCGACAGGACACTCGGGCATAGGGCTGGAAAATGTAAAAAAAAGACTGGAACTGCAATATGAAAACAACTATTCGCTAACACTACATAAACTTGACAACAGTTTTACTATCCAACTGACTATCGATCTTAACAGCTAA
- a CDS encoding LytTR family DNA-binding domain-containing protein, whose translation MEEIKMKCIIVDDEPMLRQHIAEMTEQIDFLDLVETFPSALAATSRLQQSDIDLIFLDINMPYLNGIDFLDSLENPPLCIFITAYSEYALEGFRLQAVDYLLKPIIFQRFYQASTKAYQLFVQRNKPLQESSPNDNMLFVRQGDAFVKISWTDILYAESMQNYTKLHFKERTITIHQTMLALEEALPGNHFFRIHKSYLVNVNHIDIITGGRVYIQEQELPISRTKREELLQNVVFKKLLSR comes from the coding sequence ATGGAAGAAATTAAAATGAAATGTATCATCGTAGACGATGAACCTATGCTGCGGCAACATATTGCCGAAATGACCGAGCAGATCGATTTTTTGGATTTAGTGGAAACATTTCCTTCAGCACTAGCTGCAACTTCGAGGTTACAGCAGAGCGATATAGATCTTATTTTTTTAGATATTAATATGCCCTATCTCAATGGTATAGACTTTTTAGACTCACTTGAAAACCCGCCTTTGTGTATCTTCATCACAGCTTATTCAGAATATGCTTTGGAGGGATTCAGACTTCAAGCTGTTGATTACCTCCTCAAACCTATAATTTTCCAGCGTTTCTATCAGGCCAGCACCAAAGCTTATCAGCTTTTTGTACAGCGAAACAAACCCTTACAGGAAAGTAGTCCGAATGACAATATGTTATTTGTAAGACAGGGGGATGCTTTTGTTAAAATCTCCTGGACAGATATTCTATACGCGGAAAGTATGCAAAATTATACAAAACTTCACTTTAAAGAACGTACAATTACAATCCATCAAACCATGTTAGCTTTGGAAGAGGCATTACCCGGCAACCATTTTTTTCGCATTCACAAATCCTACCTAGTCAATGTAAACCACATTGACATCATTACTGGAGGGAGAGTATATATACAGGAACAAGAATTACCGATATCGCGAACAAAAAGAGAGGAGCTTCTCCAAAATGTTGTTTTTAAGAAGCTCCTCAGCCGATGA
- a CDS encoding DUF6268 family outer membrane beta-barrel protein, with the protein MRKQVLCAVILSGFTTLAAHAQNAVSGQVAVDYVPLSNYIRPEDSVKTGSKSDFRRIQFNLEVPLSTKIDSSGNIKRWSWKIGAAYAKMENRGYEEPLFPTEMLNAEMGLQYLTSLRKNWSLLTFASVGIYSDLVKVNGKDVLGQGGVLFIKKFRPNLAFGFGPVLSNSFGVPMILPGLYFDWKTNGKVKFNVNFPQGLSASYHLNELVDLRAVVNLDGMTAEREKNGKSTLAGFMLLTAGLQPQFNLGKSLKLQLTGGSTLARLYVENDRSLKSLFKNKSQADPRFSPTFYTSVALKWNMP; encoded by the coding sequence ATGAGGAAACAAGTATTATGTGCAGTTATACTCAGCGGTTTTACTACGCTGGCTGCACATGCTCAAAATGCAGTATCGGGACAGGTTGCTGTGGATTATGTCCCACTATCAAATTATATTCGCCCTGAAGATAGTGTTAAGACAGGTTCAAAGAGCGATTTTAGGCGGATACAGTTTAACCTGGAAGTTCCACTATCCACCAAAATAGACTCTTCTGGCAATATAAAACGCTGGTCCTGGAAGATAGGGGCAGCTTATGCAAAGATGGAAAATAGAGGGTATGAAGAACCCTTATTCCCGACTGAAATGCTCAATGCAGAAATGGGACTTCAATACCTGACCTCATTAAGGAAAAATTGGTCTCTATTGACTTTCGCCTCCGTTGGGATTTATTCAGACCTCGTTAAAGTAAATGGTAAGGATGTACTGGGGCAGGGGGGAGTGCTTTTTATCAAAAAATTTAGACCGAATTTAGCTTTTGGTTTTGGCCCTGTGTTGAGCAATAGTTTTGGCGTGCCAATGATCTTACCTGGCTTGTATTTTGACTGGAAAACAAATGGAAAAGTGAAGTTCAATGTGAATTTCCCACAGGGTCTTTCCGCATCCTATCATCTCAATGAATTGGTTGATCTTCGTGCTGTCGTTAATCTAGATGGTATGACTGCAGAGCGAGAAAAAAATGGGAAATCTACTTTGGCTGGTTTCATGTTATTGACAGCTGGGCTTCAGCCTCAGTTCAATTTGGGCAAGAGCCTTAAACTTCAGCTGACCGGCGGAAGCACACTCGCCAGATTGTATGTAGAAAATGATAGATCGCTGAAAAGTTTATTCAAGAACAAAAGTCAGGCGGATCCCCGGTTTTCTCCAACCTTCTATACTTCCGTAGCACTTAAATGGAATATGCCTTGA
- a CDS encoding SDR family oxidoreductase, translating into MASEHNKTVEILKTGGKTYLIFGVSRGLGRAIALNLPNENDLIFGISRNEPDYLRANSEIRWIATDLSQPKESSETIKAIIGNQRIDYFIYNVGIWEKDAFTEAYNFADSSASEIINLINTNITSCILNVQSVIDNLRQSSNAKIILIGSTWGLDNHSGKEVAFSATKFALRGVVHSLRENLRKDKIGVSILNLGYLATEFDHSETIENVIVQTQGNLIPLQDVIQALRFIISTSAASCVKEINMPAMCDINL; encoded by the coding sequence ATGGCATCCGAGCACAACAAAACAGTAGAGATATTGAAAACAGGTGGCAAGACATATTTGATTTTTGGAGTAAGTAGGGGATTAGGCAGAGCTATAGCGTTGAATTTGCCAAATGAGAACGATCTAATATTTGGTATTTCCAGGAATGAGCCAGATTATTTAAGAGCCAATTCAGAGATCCGATGGATTGCTACCGACCTATCCCAACCGAAAGAATCTTCGGAAACGATAAAAGCGATAATAGGAAATCAGCGGATTGATTATTTTATCTATAATGTTGGGATATGGGAAAAAGATGCATTTACGGAAGCGTATAATTTTGCAGATAGCAGCGCCTCCGAAATAATAAACTTAATCAATACGAATATTACGTCTTGCATTTTAAATGTACAGTCGGTAATAGATAATTTAAGACAATCGTCCAACGCTAAGATTATATTGATTGGTTCTACTTGGGGTTTAGATAACCACAGTGGAAAAGAAGTTGCATTCTCTGCGACAAAGTTTGCATTACGTGGTGTTGTCCATTCCTTACGAGAAAACCTTAGAAAAGATAAAATAGGTGTTTCCATATTAAATTTGGGCTATTTAGCGACAGAATTTGATCATAGTGAAACAATAGAAAACGTTATTGTACAAACACAAGGTAATCTTATTCCCCTGCAAGATGTAATCCAGGCATTACGATTTATTATCTCTACTTCGGCGGCAAGCTGTGTAAAGGAAATTAATATGCCGGCAATGTGTGATATTAATCTATAA
- a CDS encoding TraB/GumN family protein — protein MKKTLSLLVLLICIVLNSFAQDSSMLWKISGNGLKQDSYLFGTIHILCPDDFVIKQKNLDALNASKKVVFEVDLSKPENAKSLQAFMVSDPNFIKSFSEDDIKKMDSVLMAQQLSIKLLDYVSPVAVISLFSMKGFNCPDPTKMKSYEVELSALATSQGKAIGELETPDFQFNLLKDLITPKLFMESVFQLDEYPALTVKMVQAYKSENLEELTKLLQDPVWMTKEQKEKLLIGRNLNWSNLIPPMINEESCFIAVGAGHLAGDQGLITLLREKGFKMEAIK, from the coding sequence ATGAAAAAGACATTATCTCTATTGGTACTGCTAATTTGCATCGTTCTTAATAGCTTTGCCCAGGACAGTTCCATGTTGTGGAAAATTTCTGGTAATGGGCTGAAACAAGATTCTTATTTGTTCGGTACAATTCATATTTTGTGCCCAGATGATTTTGTAATCAAGCAAAAGAATTTAGATGCGCTTAATGCTAGTAAAAAGGTAGTATTTGAGGTCGATCTTTCTAAACCCGAAAATGCAAAATCTCTACAGGCATTTATGGTTTCGGATCCGAATTTTATAAAGTCATTTTCTGAGGACGATATCAAAAAGATGGACAGCGTGTTGATGGCACAGCAACTTTCAATCAAATTGTTGGATTATGTATCACCTGTTGCGGTTATCTCCTTGTTTTCGATGAAAGGATTTAATTGCCCGGATCCGACAAAGATGAAGTCTTATGAGGTTGAGCTCTCAGCACTTGCGACCAGCCAAGGAAAGGCAATAGGAGAGTTGGAGACACCTGATTTTCAATTTAATTTGCTGAAGGATCTCATTACACCCAAATTGTTCATGGAATCTGTTTTTCAGTTGGACGAATACCCTGCATTGACCGTCAAGATGGTTCAAGCTTATAAATCAGAGAATTTGGAAGAGTTGACAAAATTGCTCCAAGATCCAGTCTGGATGACGAAAGAACAAAAAGAAAAATTGTTAATTGGGAGGAATTTGAATTGGAGTAACCTGATACCTCCTATGATCAATGAAGAATCCTGTTTTATTGCCGTTGGCGCAGGGCATTTGGCCGGTGATCAGGGGCTGATTACCTTACTCCGAGAAAAGGGATTCAAAATGGAGGCTATAAAATAA
- a CDS encoding SRPBCC domain-containing protein, with translation MGNYSQSIQLGVTKDRVFKALTDEIPFWWTTMFEGSSNKKDDRFTIRFGDLIYKVMQVKELNENTKVVWHVEDSLIALPELKNQKEWIGTTIVWDITEKENGIVLQLEHIGLSPEIECYAICTDGWRQFVKSLEAYIETGKGQPFSN, from the coding sequence ATGGGAAATTATAGTCAAAGTATCCAGTTGGGGGTAACAAAGGACCGGGTCTTTAAAGCACTAACCGATGAAATACCATTTTGGTGGACAACCATGTTTGAGGGCTCTTCCAATAAGAAGGACGATAGATTTACAATTCGCTTTGGCGATCTTATTTACAAAGTGATGCAAGTGAAAGAGTTAAATGAAAATACAAAAGTTGTTTGGCATGTCGAAGATTCATTGATAGCCCTTCCCGAATTGAAAAATCAAAAAGAATGGATTGGCACAACGATCGTTTGGGACATCACTGAAAAAGAAAACGGAATTGTGTTGCAACTTGAACATATTGGCTTATCCCCTGAAATCGAATGTTATGCTATTTGTACAGATGGATGGCGACAATTTGTGAAAAGTTTAGAAGCATATATTGAAACAGGTAAAGGACAGCCTTTTTCGAATTGA